A DNA window from Trichosurus vulpecula isolate mTriVul1 chromosome 2, mTriVul1.pri, whole genome shotgun sequence contains the following coding sequences:
- the LOC118837236 gene encoding probable G-protein coupled receptor 132: MNATNVINCSVDFEISKMMRISVFSLVLSAGLPLNCMAAWVLCFQVRMKSVLSIYMINMVAANVLQIFTIPFWIHYTYLGHRWVLGREACKAIGFLFTTNFYAKIAFLCLIAKERYFHIVCPMRCRGLGTVAIAVKTSLIAWAVTVFFCSLGTYFISQGKEETQLCFEGYPLPASYAHFKMGTMFFSFFAPLGLIGFFYVSILYKIRQMRTLEAKKQVYGCILLTMVTFFLIFGPYQVIAFLKDFLESRKRVSDICRKEEMLFLLKEISLCVMTLGDILDPVLYVLVIKSARDKFAASCKCLCSSQQELVTSQAIFISST, encoded by the coding sequence atgaaTGCCACAAATGTGATTAACTGTTCTGTGGATTTTGAGATTTCCAAGATGATGCGCATCTCAGTGTTCTCCCTGGTGCTTTCAGCTGGTTTGCCCCTGAATTGCATGGCTGCCTGGGTTCTGTGTTTCCAGGTCAGGATGAAGAGTGTCCTCAGCATCTACATGATAAACATGGTGGCCGCCAACGTCCTTCAGATTTTCACCATTCCATTCTGGATCCATTACACCTACCTGGGGCACAGATGGGTGTTAGGGAGGGAGGCCTGCAAAGCAATTGGCTTTTTGTTCACCACAAATTTCTATGCCAAAATTGCCTTCCTGTGCCTCATTGCCAAGGAGCGCTACTTTCACATTGTTTGCCCTATGCGTTGCCGTGGCCTGGGCACTGTGGCCATTGCTGTGAAAACCAGTCTCATTGCCTGGGCGGTTACAGTTTTCTTTTGCTCCCTGGGCACCTACTTTATATCTCAAGGAAAAGAAGAGACCCAACTCTGCTTTGAAGGCTACCCACTTCCAGCCAGCTATGCTCACTTCAAAATGGGCaccatgtttttctctttctttgcacCGCTTGGACTAATAGGCTTTTTCTATGTCAGCATCTTGTACAAAATCAGGCAAATGAGAACTCTGGAGGCAAAGAAGCAAGTCTATGGCTGTATTCTTCTTACTATGGTGACATTCTTTCTGATCTTTGGACCTTATCAAGTGATAGCcttccttaaggatttcttggaaaGCAGAAAGAGGGTATCAGATATatgtagaaaagaagaaatgctaTTCCTCCTTAAGGAAATCTCTTTATGTGTAATGACCCTTGGGGACATTCTAGATCCTGTGCTTTACGTCTTAGTCATAAAAAGTGCCCGAGACAAATTTGCAGCCTCATGCAAATGTTTGTGTTCTTCCCAACAGGAACT